One Pseudomonas sp. FP1742 genomic window carries:
- a CDS encoding AGE family epimerase/isomerase: MLPVSRSASQPELTTLFASVQQHFQNVIVPLWQGPGWNADMALPYEALDAEHRPLPPQRYRAMACARQLYLFSSLIGQVPQAEERAAALFRSLQRHFHDAEHGGWFYSIDPQGAPLDQRKDLYTHAFILFACAHYWDKVREPLAESVLNAALEVVARRFATGDGLYEASLDRDWSSLESGPLQNPLMHLAEAFLATLSVREDVAVQKALLELCTAMHKRFIDPQHAVLMEKPLGAVDNWFEPGHQFEWYFLLESSPLLRGSKLHASLERAFTLTEQRGIDQQTGAVRAMLELDDRPRDATQRIWAQAEYLRALTLRPGSEASVQRQLQALQQRFLHAGGWYECRDEQGEVSRKDMPSTTPYHLATCYRGLVEYLA; this comes from the coding sequence AACAGCACTTCCAGAACGTGATCGTGCCGCTCTGGCAAGGTCCCGGCTGGAACGCCGACATGGCATTGCCTTATGAAGCGCTGGACGCCGAGCATCGACCACTGCCCCCTCAGCGCTACCGGGCCATGGCCTGCGCGCGGCAGCTGTACCTGTTTTCCAGCCTGATCGGCCAGGTGCCCCAGGCCGAAGAGCGTGCGGCGGCGCTGTTTCGTTCCTTGCAGCGGCATTTCCACGATGCCGAGCATGGCGGCTGGTTCTACAGCATCGACCCGCAAGGTGCGCCGCTGGATCAGCGCAAAGACCTCTACACCCACGCCTTCATCCTGTTTGCCTGCGCCCATTACTGGGACAAGGTTCGCGAACCACTGGCGGAGTCGGTACTCAACGCCGCGCTGGAAGTGGTTGCGCGGCGTTTCGCCACGGGCGACGGCCTGTACGAGGCCAGCCTTGACCGGGATTGGTCCTCGCTCGAGTCCGGGCCGCTGCAGAATCCCTTGATGCATTTGGCCGAAGCCTTCCTTGCCACCCTTTCGGTGCGCGAAGACGTGGCCGTACAAAAAGCGCTCCTCGAGTTATGCACAGCCATGCACAAGCGCTTCATCGACCCGCAACACGCGGTATTGATGGAAAAGCCGCTGGGCGCTGTGGATAACTGGTTCGAGCCGGGCCATCAGTTCGAATGGTATTTCCTGCTGGAGTCCTCGCCATTGCTGCGCGGTTCGAAACTGCACGCCTCGCTGGAGCGCGCGTTTACGCTCACCGAACAACGGGGCATCGATCAGCAGACCGGTGCCGTGCGCGCAATGCTGGAACTGGACGACCGCCCACGCGACGCGACCCAACGCATCTGGGCCCAGGCCGAATACCTGCGCGCCCTGACCTTGCGTCCGGGCAGCGAAGCCTCTGTACAGCGCCAATTGCAGGCGTTGCAACAGCGTTTTCTGCATGCAGGCGGCTGGTATGAGTGTCGCGACGAGCAGGGCGAAGTGAGCCGCAAGGACATGCCTTCGACCACGCCTTATCACTTGGCGACCTGTTATCGCGGGTTGGTCGAGTATCTCGCCTGA